Within Sorangiineae bacterium MSr11367, the genomic segment CGTTTCTGGAATCGGGCGCGCCTTCGGCCGCGGGCTCCGAACGCGAGGGCGATGTGTTGGTGGCCGTGTGGACGCACACCGTGTTGCCGCTGCTGCTGCTGCTCATGGGCGCGGCGTACATCGTGAGCTCGATTGCCAGCCTGGGGCGGGTGTACATCGGGAATTGACAATATTTCACCTCATCGTCAACTATTTCGCATCCTGTTAACCATGAGGTGAACCATGTCCAGCGATGTGCCTGCGGGGTGGCCCCGCATTTCGTCCGCGCTCTTCTACGACGACGCGCCCGCCGCCATCGATTGGCTCGGCCGCGCGTTTGGCTTCGTCACACGGCTCAAGGTCGAGGGGGACGATGGAAGCATCGTTCACTCCGAGCTCGAATACCAAGATGGGCTCATCATGGTGGGCTCGACCTCGCGGGGAACCGACGGGCGCAAGAGCCCGCGCGCGATCGATGGCGTCAACACGCAGTCGCTCTTCGTCTACGTCAAGGACGTGGAGGCGCATTACGCGCGCGCCAAGGCGGCGGGGGCGAAGATCGCCGCGGAGCTCGAAACGAAGAACTACGGCGACGAGCACGGCGTCGACCGTGGGT encodes:
- a CDS encoding aminotransferase — translated: MSSDVPAGWPRISSALFYDDAPAAIDWLGRAFGFVTRLKVEGDDGSIVHSELEYQDGLIMVGSTSRGTDGRKSPRAIDGVNTQSLFVYVKDVEAHYARAKAAGAKIAAELETKNYGDEHGVDRGYAAIDCEGHHWWFAQRTSTPKKQTA